The following are encoded together in the Drosophila sechellia strain sech25 chromosome 3R, ASM438219v1, whole genome shotgun sequence genome:
- the LOC6619245 gene encoding tRNA pseudouridine synthase A isoform X2, with translation MSEALDKLEMEKEARKEAKELEGEAVKDANRIKRTLKRKKWVDWKEQDEKDAVNGVKRAPFDPADRIKRKKSAILLSYCGANYYGMQRNPGMQTIEEELFKAMLKHKWITEDSFEQIQISCFQRAARTDKGVSAARQVCSVKLPEELDLEAFNADLPQQIRLFGVERVTKGFNAKDQCNARTYTYTLPTVAFASFEEQVEDVHDTFRISPELLQKVKETLKLYEGTKNFHNFTSKKSFLDPSSKRFIMSFTSSEPFRSPQDIEFVTLKVKGQSFMLHQIRKMVGLAIAIVRGNTTAATLERALTEERLDLPMAPGLGLVLDTVHYERYNDRYGKDGIHNSLTWQAQEAQVQEFIEREIFSQIYKTEAEQRNMLDWIGTLHYHSYDTRTEDAPPPPSSEGKKVKGGDDDNDE, from the exons ATGTCAGAGGCTCTAGATAAATTGGAGATGGAGAAGGAAGCCAGGAAAGAGGCCAAGGAACTGGAGGGTGAAGCCGTGAAGGACGCCAACCGCATCAAGAGAACACTTAAGCGCAAGAAATGGGTCGATTGGAAGGAGCAGGACGAGAAGGATGCCGTCAACGGGGTTAAGCGAGCGCCATTCGATCCCGCCGACCGGATCAAGCGCAAGAAGAGCGCCATCCTGCTTAGCTACTGCGGTGCGAACTACTATGGGATGCAGCGCAATCCCGGCATGCAGACCATAGAGGAGGAGCTCTTTAAAGCCATGCTAAAGCACAAGTGGATCACAGAGGACAGCTTTGAGCAGATTCAGATTTCCTGTTTCCAAAGAGCGGCCAGGACCGACAAGGGCGTCTCCGCCGCCCGCCAGGTGTGCTCCGTCAAGCTGC CTGAGGAGCTGGACCTGGAGGCCTTCAATGCCGATCTGCCGCAACAGATCCGTCTGTTTGGCGTAGAACGCGTGACTAAGGGCTTCAATGCCAAGGACCAGTGCAATGCTCGGACCTACACCTACACACTGCCCACCGTGGCCTTTGCCTCGTTTGAGGAACAGGTGGAGGACGTGCACGACACCTTCCGGATTTCACCAGAGCTGCTGCAGAAAGTTAAAGAAACCCTAAAGCTCTACGAGGGCACGAAGAACTTCCACAACTTCACCAGCAAGAA AAGCTTTCTTGATCCTTCGTCCAAGCGCTTCATCATGTCCTTTACGAGCAGCGAGCCATTCCGGAGTCCCCAGGACATAGAGTTTGTCACCCTTAAAGTTAAGGGTCAGAGCTTTATGCTGCACCAGATTCGCAAGATGGTGGGTCTAGCCATTGCCATTGTACGGGGGAACACGACGGCGGCCACTTTAGAGCGGGCACTGACGGAGGAGCGCCTTGACCTGCCGATGGCCCCTGGACTGGGCCTCGTGCTGGACACAGTGCACTACGAGCGCTACAACGATCGTTACGGCAAGGACGGCATCCACAATTCGCTGACGTGGCAGGCGCAGGAGGCGCAAGTCCAGGAGTTTATCGAGAGGGAGATCTTTAGCCAGATCTACAAGACGGAAGCCGAGCAGCGTAACATGCTCGACTGGATAGGAACATTGCATTATCACTCATACGATACACGGACGGAGGACGCGCCTCCACCACCTTCCTCCGAAGGCAAGAAGGTTAAAGGCGGTGATGACGACAATGATGAATAA
- the LOC6619246 gene encoding signal recognition particle subunit SRP72, producing the protein MSKDANPKEALIKAAYADVNKFGNNQEFDKAVKAVNRILGVAPDDPTALHCKVVCLVQLSKFEEAYKFIEKNRLSSLFFEKAYCEYQLNKQEQALKTIDDAGLQPLPPNLKELRTQVLYRLERYEECLDSYRDIIKNTSDEYEEERRTNLSAVAANLAVDQTKKVPEVPEDTYEQYFNSACIQANRQKYAEAERKLRTSEKLCLEDECASEGEVIEEVDIIRVQLAYVLQLQGKTKEASSIYADCLRHKPKDAALVVVASNNLVVVNKDQNVFDSKKKIRAALSDACESRLTSRQKQVIALNNCLLALYTNAGDQVQQLSQKLAQTYPKVEFEALLIRCTQLAKDRKHKEAIDQLQKFAAAHKSHEFVSKFAIIQLQLLQGNRKDAIETLLSLGEAKYKPGVVSALVSLYLGTDNKTAASALLKSAVDWYKKNKVSSGDLSDMWRQAAEFHLRGGASETAASSLEELLKLNPNDTKVLAQLVIAYAQFQPKRALELSRKLPKLETLTTASEIDALEAANWVMSAKAAKKTANTKAEPSPSTPLDKKKNRNRKRKGKLPKNYNAEVAPDPERWLPKYERTGFRKKRGGARGKDVIKGSQGMASGAADQYDMSSRVNLTKNSPATPVYQETAPGPRQQHRKGGHKKKKGGRF; encoded by the exons ATGTCAAAGGACGCTAATCCCAAGGAGGCGCTTATAAAGGCAGCATACGCTGATGTGAATAAGTTCGGCAATAACCAGGAGTTTGACAAGGCTGTCAAGGCAGTGAATCGAA TCCTAGGCGTAGCCCCCGACGATCCCACCGCCCTGCACTGCAAGGTGGTCTGCCTGGTGCAGCTTTCGAAGTTCGAGGAGGCCTACAAGTTCATCGAGAAAAATCGACTGTCCTCGCTCTTCTTTGAGAAGGCCTACTGCGAATACCAACTTAACAAGCAGGAGCAAGCGCTTAAGACCATAGACGATGCGGGCCTGCAGCCCCTGCCTCCGAACCTTAAGGAGCTCCGAACCCAGGTCCTATACCGCTTGGAGCGCTACGAAGAGTGCCTAGACTCCTACCGCGACATCATTAAGAACACCAGTGACGAGTACGAGGAAGAGCGTCGGACCAATCTCAGCGCCGTGGCCGCCAACTTGGCTGTGGATCAGACCAAGAAGGTGCCCGAGGTGCCGGAAGACACCTACGAGCAGTACTTCAACAGCGCGTGCATCCAGGCTAATCGGCAGAAGTACGCCGAGGCCGAGCGCAAGTTGCGCACCAGCGAGAAGCTCTGCCTGGAGGACGAGTGTGCCTCCGAGGGGGAGGTCATTGAAGAGGTAGACATCATTCGCGTCCAACTGGCCTACGTCCTTCAACTGCAGGGAAAGACCAAGGAGGCGTCTAGCATCTACGCGGACTGCCTGCGTCATAAGCCAAAGGACGCAGCCCTGGTGGTCGTGGCAAGCAACAACTTGGTGGTAGTCAATAAGGACCAGAACGTCTTCGATTCCAAGAAGAAGATACGCGCTGCCCTTTCCGACGCCTGTGAGTCTAGGCTCACCTCGCGACAGAAGCAGGTCATAGCCCTCAACAACTGTCTGCTGGCACTTTACACTAATGCCGGCGACCAAGTGCAACAGCTTAGCCAAAAGCTGGCTCAGACCTATCCGAAGGTGGAATTCGAGGCGCTGCTCATTCGCTGCACCCAGCTGGCCAAGGATCGCAAGCACAAGGAGGCCATCGATCAGCTACAAAAGTTCGCAGCAGCTCACAAGTCCCACGAATTCGTCAGCAAGTTTGCTATCATACAACTTCAGCTGCTTCAG gGCAACCGCAAGGATGCAATTGAAACACTGCTGTCATTGGGCGAGGCCAAGTACAAGCCTGGCGTTGTCTCCGCTCTAGTCTCCCTTTATCTGGGCACGGACAACAAGACAGCAGCCTCTGCTCTGCTGAAGTCCGCTGTCGACTGGTACAAGAAGAACAAGGTGAGCAGTGGTGATCTGTCGGACATGTGGCGCCAGGCAGCCGAGTTCCATTTGCGTGGTGGCGCATCCGAGACGGCCGCTAGCTCCCTGGAGGAACTACTTAAGCTGAACCCCAACGATACCAAGGTCTTGGCCCAGTTGGTCATTGCCTACGCCCAGTTTCAGCCTAAGAGGGCTCTTGAGTTAAGTAGAAAGCTGCCCAAGCTGGAAACGTTGACCACTGCTTCCGAAATCGACGCCCTAGAGGCGGCCAACTGGGTGATGTCAGCTAAGGCGGCCAAGAAGACTGCCAATACCAAGGCCGAACCCTCGCCGAGCACACCGCTAGATAAAAAGAAGAACAggaaccggaaacggaaggGAAAGCTCCCCAAGAACTACAACGCTGAAGTGGCTCCTGATCCAGAGCGCTGGCTGCCCAAGTACGAGCGCACAGGCTTCCGAAAGAAGCGAGGTGGCGCACGCGGCAAAGATGTCATTAAGGGCTCCCAGGGCATGGCCTCAGGAGCAGCCGATCAATA CGACATGTCCAGCCGCGTGAATCTGACCAAGAACTCCCCCGCCACACCCGTTTACCAGGAAACAGCTCCAGGTCCAAGGCAGCAGCACCGCAAAGGTGGCCACAAAAAGAAGAAGGGCGGCCGCTTCTAA
- the LOC6619245 gene encoding tRNA pseudouridine synthase A isoform X1 — translation MFLKRLLNDYTKAVRLKTLCTPWNRHKSFAAAMSEALDKLEMEKEARKEAKELEGEAVKDANRIKRTLKRKKWVDWKEQDEKDAVNGVKRAPFDPADRIKRKKSAILLSYCGANYYGMQRNPGMQTIEEELFKAMLKHKWITEDSFEQIQISCFQRAARTDKGVSAARQVCSVKLPEELDLEAFNADLPQQIRLFGVERVTKGFNAKDQCNARTYTYTLPTVAFASFEEQVEDVHDTFRISPELLQKVKETLKLYEGTKNFHNFTSKKSFLDPSSKRFIMSFTSSEPFRSPQDIEFVTLKVKGQSFMLHQIRKMVGLAIAIVRGNTTAATLERALTEERLDLPMAPGLGLVLDTVHYERYNDRYGKDGIHNSLTWQAQEAQVQEFIEREIFSQIYKTEAEQRNMLDWIGTLHYHSYDTRTEDAPPPPSSEGKKVKGGDDDNDE, via the exons atgtttttaaaaagaCTTTTAAACGACTACACCAAGGCAG TTCGCCTGAAAACCCTTTGCACTCCCTGGAATCGCCACAAATCCTTCGCCGCAGCGATGTCAGAGGCTCTAGATAAATTGGAGATGGAGAAGGAAGCCAGGAAAGAGGCCAAGGAACTGGAGGGTGAAGCCGTGAAGGACGCCAACCGCATCAAGAGAACACTTAAGCGCAAGAAATGGGTCGATTGGAAGGAGCAGGACGAGAAGGATGCCGTCAACGGGGTTAAGCGAGCGCCATTCGATCCCGCCGACCGGATCAAGCGCAAGAAGAGCGCCATCCTGCTTAGCTACTGCGGTGCGAACTACTATGGGATGCAGCGCAATCCCGGCATGCAGACCATAGAGGAGGAGCTCTTTAAAGCCATGCTAAAGCACAAGTGGATCACAGAGGACAGCTTTGAGCAGATTCAGATTTCCTGTTTCCAAAGAGCGGCCAGGACCGACAAGGGCGTCTCCGCCGCCCGCCAGGTGTGCTCCGTCAAGCTGC CTGAGGAGCTGGACCTGGAGGCCTTCAATGCCGATCTGCCGCAACAGATCCGTCTGTTTGGCGTAGAACGCGTGACTAAGGGCTTCAATGCCAAGGACCAGTGCAATGCTCGGACCTACACCTACACACTGCCCACCGTGGCCTTTGCCTCGTTTGAGGAACAGGTGGAGGACGTGCACGACACCTTCCGGATTTCACCAGAGCTGCTGCAGAAAGTTAAAGAAACCCTAAAGCTCTACGAGGGCACGAAGAACTTCCACAACTTCACCAGCAAGAA AAGCTTTCTTGATCCTTCGTCCAAGCGCTTCATCATGTCCTTTACGAGCAGCGAGCCATTCCGGAGTCCCCAGGACATAGAGTTTGTCACCCTTAAAGTTAAGGGTCAGAGCTTTATGCTGCACCAGATTCGCAAGATGGTGGGTCTAGCCATTGCCATTGTACGGGGGAACACGACGGCGGCCACTTTAGAGCGGGCACTGACGGAGGAGCGCCTTGACCTGCCGATGGCCCCTGGACTGGGCCTCGTGCTGGACACAGTGCACTACGAGCGCTACAACGATCGTTACGGCAAGGACGGCATCCACAATTCGCTGACGTGGCAGGCGCAGGAGGCGCAAGTCCAGGAGTTTATCGAGAGGGAGATCTTTAGCCAGATCTACAAGACGGAAGCCGAGCAGCGTAACATGCTCGACTGGATAGGAACATTGCATTATCACTCATACGATACACGGACGGAGGACGCGCCTCCACCACCTTCCTCCGAAGGCAAGAAGGTTAAAGGCGGTGATGACGACAATGATGAATAA